The following are from one region of the Salmo trutta chromosome 22, fSalTru1.1, whole genome shotgun sequence genome:
- the LOC115158235 gene encoding MICOS complex subunit MIC13-like, whose product MAGKILPVLKLATKVTIAGGALYVAYDSGLLGGNEQGSEVLGKAKAAIPPAVNEWVKYFGFELPAFPKIGFAPVEAWNSGVQSSISALSSGPTAVGDYTNQGLQYLKDLTK is encoded by the exons ATGGCTGGCAAGATTTTACCTGTTCTAAA GTTGGCCACTAAGGTGACCATTGCAGGAGGTGCTTTGTATGTTGCCTATGATTCTGGACTATTAGGGGGAAATGAGCAGGGCTCCGAGGTCCTAGGAAAAGCTAAAGCTGCCATTCCCCCTGCAGTGAATGAGTGGGTGAAGTACTTTGGCTTTGAG CTTCCAGCTTTCCCTAAAATCGGATTCGCCCCTGTTGAAGCGTGGAACTCGG GGGTGCAGTCCTCTATATCTGCTCTCTCATCGGGCCCTACAGCAGTGGGTGACTACACCAACCAAGGCTTGCAGTACCTGAAAGACCTCACCAAATGA